The following coding sequences are from one Anaerolineae bacterium window:
- a CDS encoding copper-translocating P-type ATPase translates to MFRNRFWVSLVLSIPVLLYSPTIQAWLNFSMPVFPGSWLVTPLFSIIIFFYGGLPFLQMAGTELKNRQPGMMTLISLAITVAFVYSLGTLFINLGTGFFWELVTLIDVMLLGHWLEMRSVRQASGALDELAKLMPDTAERITGDDQTEEVKVSELKADDRVLVRPGASVPADGEVMRGNSRVNEAMITGESKPVKKEPGDEVIGGAVNGDGSLRVKITATGDDTALAGIMRLVDEAQRSKSNTQLLADKAAAWLFYIALGVAVLTAIGWSVALGFNIEVLKRVVTVLVIACPHALGLAIPLVVAITTSLAATNGVLVRDRLAMESARRLDMIIFDKTGTLTKGEQGVVGLKTETGDDDDALALAAAIEGDSEHMIARGIRQAAIERELTLPEVNDFEAIKGRGVRATYQGQSVYVGGPSLLDKLELDLPADLARFTREAGKKGQAVVYLIRQEQVVAAFALADVIRPESKEAVDQLHRIGVDVAMLTGDSEAVAEAVAKELAIDTYFAQVLPEDKDEKVSNLQKDYQVVAMVGDGVNDAPALTRANIGIAIGSGTDVAVESAGIILVRSNPLDVVKIVQLSRASYRKMQQNLAWATGYNVIALPLAAGVLAPLGFVLSPAVGALVMSLSTIIVAVNAQLLRRAEL, encoded by the coding sequence ATGTTTCGTAACCGATTTTGGGTGTCGTTGGTATTGAGCATCCCGGTGCTGCTTTACAGCCCGACCATTCAGGCATGGCTGAATTTTTCTATGCCGGTCTTTCCGGGCAGCTGGTTGGTCACCCCGCTGTTTTCTATTATCATTTTTTTCTACGGCGGGCTACCGTTTTTGCAAATGGCCGGGACCGAGCTAAAAAATCGGCAGCCGGGCATGATGACCCTCATCTCGCTGGCTATCACTGTCGCTTTTGTCTACAGCCTGGGCACTCTCTTTATCAACCTGGGTACCGGCTTTTTTTGGGAACTGGTGACGCTGATTGACGTGATGCTGCTGGGTCACTGGCTGGAAATGCGCAGCGTGCGCCAGGCCTCCGGCGCGCTGGATGAACTGGCGAAACTGATGCCCGACACCGCCGAACGCATTACCGGCGACGATCAAACCGAAGAAGTCAAGGTGAGCGAGCTTAAAGCCGACGACCGCGTGCTGGTGCGCCCGGGGGCCAGCGTGCCCGCCGACGGCGAGGTTATGCGGGGCAATTCTCGGGTTAACGAGGCCATGATTACCGGCGAGTCTAAGCCGGTTAAAAAAGAGCCGGGCGACGAGGTGATTGGCGGCGCGGTCAACGGTGACGGCAGCCTGCGGGTCAAAATCACGGCCACCGGTGACGACACCGCCCTGGCCGGCATTATGCGTTTGGTAGATGAGGCGCAGCGCAGCAAATCAAACACCCAGCTTCTGGCCGACAAAGCCGCAGCCTGGTTGTTTTACATTGCCCTGGGCGTAGCCGTACTCACCGCCATTGGTTGGAGTGTGGCGCTTGGGTTCAATATTGAGGTTTTGAAGCGGGTGGTCACGGTACTGGTGATTGCCTGCCCCCACGCGCTGGGGCTGGCTATCCCCTTGGTGGTGGCGATTACCACCTCGCTGGCGGCCACCAACGGCGTTTTAGTCCGCGACCGGCTGGCGATGGAAAGCGCCCGTAGGCTTGATATGATTATTTTTGATAAAACCGGCACCCTAACCAAAGGCGAACAGGGCGTGGTTGGCCTGAAAACCGAAACCGGCGATGATGATGACGCCCTGGCCCTGGCCGCCGCCATAGAAGGCGACTCGGAGCATATGATCGCCCGGGGTATCCGCCAGGCCGCCATAGAGCGAGAGCTGACCCTGCCTGAGGTAAACGATTTTGAAGCTATCAAGGGGCGTGGGGTGCGGGCCACTTATCAGGGGCAATCTGTTTATGTGGGTGGTCCCAGCCTGCTAGATAAGCTTGAACTTGACTTGCCCGCTGATCTGGCCCGGTTTACCCGTGAGGCGGGTAAAAAAGGCCAGGCCGTTGTTTATTTGATCCGCCAGGAGCAAGTGGTGGCCGCTTTTGCCCTGGCCGACGTGATTCGCCCGGAAAGCAAAGAGGCTGTTGATCAATTGCACCGTATAGGCGTTGACGTCGCCATGCTCACCGGCGATAGCGAGGCCGTAGCCGAAGCTGTGGCTAAGGAACTGGCGATTGACACCTATTTTGCCCAGGTACTGCCCGAAGACAAGGATGAAAAGGTAAGCAACTTGCAAAAAGATTATCAGGTGGTGGCGATGGTGGGCGATGGCGTGAACGACGCCCCGGCCCTGACCCGCGCCAATATTGGCATCGCCATTGGCAGCGGCACCGATGTAGCCGTCGAATCGGCGGGTATTATTTTGGTGCGTAGCAATCCGTTGGATGTGGTGAAAATTGTGCAACTCAGCCGGGCCAGTTACCGCAAAATGCAGCAAAATTTGGCCTGGGCCACGGGCTATAACGTGATAGCCCTGCCGTTGGCCGCGGGCGTTCTGGCTCCCCTCGGCTTTGTGCTATCGCCGGCAGTAGGCGCGTTGGTGATGTCGTTGAGCACCATAATTGTGGCTGTTAACGCGCAACTGCTGCGTCGCGCCGAATTGTGA